CAGCGGGGCGTCGTGGCGCAGTTGAACAAGGTGGTCAGTGGTTCCGTAGCCAGCCAACTCTGTCGAGAAGTGCTCCATCGCGTCCGGGGTCGGGTAGAAACCGATGTGTTTCTTTGTTGCAGTGAAGAAGAACAAAGGCTCGGTCCCGAGCTTGAACGTCGGCATGCGCCAACTGATCGATTCTTCAGCTTCATCGGGCACCGCCGACCGGATCAGTTGGTACACGCTCATCAGCCGTTCCCGTACCTCACCGTCGTACTGCTCGATGTACTCGAGGATGGAACCCGCTGTCATGTGGTCTCCCTTTCGCCGCAAGGCCGATCCTATTACAGCCGCACTCACCCCCCCGGACTTGTTGGCCCCATACTCATCAGCGCTGAGCAGACATCGTGGGTAGTTCACCCCATCGCGAACACCTCAGCCGTGCGCGAAGATACGCAGACACGCTTCCGCGAAACCGGACGGCCACCTACATTCCCGATAAGGAGCAAGAACCATGAAACTCGCCTCAAAGATCGCAAGCGCCGGCGCTCTGCTAGGACTCGCTGCAACGTCCCTGCTAGCGGGGGTACCTGCGGCTAATGCCTCGGGTACGGGCAAAGCCTGCCCGGCAAACCGTGTGTGCCTGTACTTCAACAGTAACTTTGAAGGAGCACGGGCTGACTTCGCATACAGTGATGCCGGCCTGAGCAACGAGCTCTTCACCGATGGCCCCGCCGGCGTGAACGGCTGGGGAGTCCAAGTCAACAACAACGCAGCGTCACTCATCAACAACACCCCAGGCGGAGCCAACATCTACGACGGACCCAACTGCACGGGCGAGGCATGGGCTACCTACGGTGGAGAACGTGTCAACTTGGCTTCAATGGGCATGAAGAACCGGGTGACCTCAATTTACATCGAAGGCGCATGCATCAACCGGGATCAATCCTGGGCATAGCCGGCCGACGAAAAGATCAGGGACGTCTTCAAAAGGAAGCACACCAATTTGATGGCTTGGGCGTGGCGGGTTGTCGGACCTGAGCCCGCCAGACCCTCGCTTCGATACGGCGCCGATGCCAGTCCCAAACACAACCTGACGTCCCATTTTCTTGAAACTAGAACACCCAATGTCGGCACGCTGTAATCCGCTAAGAGATCAACGAAAACGAACAAAAGACCGAAGCTGGTGCGGGGCAAAGTCGTGTGCCTCTGTAAACCCTCGGGACTCGTGAAAGGCGCGCTGTGCGTGCTCAGCATCCGTGAGCAGGACTACCTGTCTGATCCGCTCGGTTCGGTGCAGCAATTCGTCCAGCAGTGCTCCGCCGATTCCCAGTCGTTGGTGCTCTGCCGATACCAGGATGTCCTGGATATAGGCGATCGTGTAACCATCAGAAACTGTCCGCGCTAGCCCGACCAACTTACCTACTGCGTTTCTCGCTGTTAGGACGCAGAACGAACCATCAACGGCGGCGACAAGAGCTGCATGGTCGTCGGTATAGGCGGTCCATTCCACCGAGCCATACAACTCGATGAGCTCGTCAGCGGTGGGTATCTCAGCGGTGATCGCGTAATCCATGTGTCGATCTTCGCAGCCATAAGCCTTTACGTTGCGCGTAGGCCGCTCCCCCGCAGGACGCCCCACAGAATCCGGTTATCCCTTAGCGTGCTGGGGAACAGTTTCGAACATCGCTACATCGGTTGGCCCAGTTCCAGCATCGGCCGGCACAGCCACAACTGGGTCGTATCGTTAAAGCCCGGTAGTGCTCACGCCGTACTCGGCTTGCTCAGGAGTGAAGCCGTTGTAGATTAGCTGGTCGACAAGCCCGGAACGCGAGAAGGAGCTGTATTTCAGGTAGCTCGCGGCTTTCTTGGCTGCTTGCTCGTTCCAGTCGACTTTCATGGTGTCAACCGCCCACGTTGCATCTGCAGTTGAGAACTTGTTGTACTCCAGTTGTCCGATGAGGCCGGTGCGCGAGAATGCAGAGAACTTGAGGTAGCTTGCAGCTTTCCCCCGAGCGTTCTGCTGGCTGACCGTTCCAGCCTTGGCAGCGGCTTCAGCATCGGCGGCAGCTTTAGCGGCTGCGGCATCAGCGGCCGCTTTGGCCTTGGCCGCGGCGTCGGCTTCAGCTTTGGTCTTGGCCGCTGCATCTGCGTCGGCCTTTGCTTTGACCGCAGCTTCTTTCTTCAATTTTTCATCCCCATAGGCTTCCGCCTGAGTTGGGCACAGGTCGATAAGTTTGCTTCCGGCCGATTTGAAGGAATCAACGTTGACGTGCACTTTGGCGCCCTCAGCTGAGGCAAAGCCGTCCAGCGTTTTAGCCATGTCAATGATGAGAGGTTTCATCTCATCGTTGGCGGTGCCAGCCACGTACTCAAGGTCAGCGACAATAGTTTTTGCCTTGGTTTGGTCGTTCTCAGTGACAGGGTCCGGTAGGTTTTGCAAGAAGGCTACCGCTCCGAACATTCGACCTTCGTCACCCTTGTCGAAGAGCTGGTCGCAGGTCTGATCGGCCGAAAAGACAGCCTTGGTGGTTTCTGGAGTGGGTTCCGCTGGGGCCTCGGAGCCTCCGCCGCCACAACCGGTCAATG
This genomic interval from Paenarthrobacter aurescens TC1 contains the following:
- a CDS encoding hypothetical protein (identified by Glimmer2; putative), with the translated sequence MKLASKIASAGALLGLAATSLLAGVPAANASGTGKACPANRVCLYFNSNFEGARADFAYSDAGLSNELFTDGPAGVNGWGVQVNNNAASLINNTPGGANIYDGPNCTGEAWATYGGERVNLASMGMKNRVTSIYIEGACINRDQSWA
- a CDS encoding acetyltransferase, GNAT family protein (identified by match to protein family HMM PF00583) produces the protein MDYAITAEIPTADELIELYGSVEWTAYTDDHAALVAAVDGSFCVLTARNAVGKLVGLARTVSDGYTIAYIQDILVSAEHQRLGIGGALLDELLHRTERIRQVVLLTDAEHAQRAFHESRGFTEAHDFAPHQLRSFVRFR
- a CDS encoding hypothetical protein (identified by Glimmer2; putative); translation: MESGQLSRSHTMLTNIELMGEQLNKFFPATITVAVLALTGCGGGGSEAPAEPTPETTKAVFSADQTCDQLFDKGDEGRMFGAVAFLQNLPDPVTENDQTKAKTIVADLEYVAGTANDEMKPLIIDMAKTLDGFASAEGAKVHVNVDSFKSAGSKLIDLCPTQAEAYGDEKLKKEAAVKAKADADAAAKTKAEADAAAKAKAAADAAAAKAAADAEAAAKAGTVSQQNARGKAASYLKFSAFSRTGLIGQLEYNKFSTADATWAVDTMKVDWNEQAAKKAASYLKYSSFSRSGLVDQLIYNGFTPEQAEYGVSTTGL